From the Chryseobacterium sp. G0201 genome, the window AAAGTAAAACGTTTGAAAAGATCAATAAATTGATCGTGGGAAGTTCAAACGGAAAGATGTTTAACGATCCTGAATTTTCAGTAGCTTACTTGAAAAACGCGAATTACAATGTCGCCAAATTTACTCCGAAATCTGCTCAATTATTGAAATACATTAAGCAAATCGAATTAAGTTTTCCTAAAGGTCAATCAACAGTTTCACAGGTGAATATGACGGAAGCCTCGGGAGATACTACGAATATTGTTTTCAAAAATACAAAGATCAATGCACCGATTTCTGCTTCAGAATTTTCTTTATAGTCTGATTTTTCTGCTGTTTGTTTCGTGTAAAACGTATCAACTAACAGACGTAAAATCCGTAACAAATTCTGAGAAAACAGTTGAAAATTTATACTTTTCTTCGAATGATGATTATGTTTATAAATGTCAAATGGATATTTATAAAAATCATGTAAGCGGAATTTTAATTATTAAAAAACTAAATGATGCGACACACCGTGTCGTATTGACTTCTGATTTTGGAAATAAATTAATCGATTTTGAGATTTCAGGGGATAATTTTAAGTTGAATTATGTTCTAGCAGATTTAGATAAAAAGATTGTCATTAATTTTCTAAAGAATGATTTTCAGCAATTGCTAAAACAGCAATATCCTGTTACTGAAAGTTTTGAGAATGAAAAATCGAAAATTTATCTCTCAAAATTGGATAAGAAGCAATATTATTTGTTCTTCAATAAAGAAAATGGTTTGTTAAATAAGATCATTTACAAGAAAAATAATAAGGAAAAAATCGATTTCACTTTTGATGCAAAAAAACATATCTTCGCGGATAGTTTGAGTCTTCAACATAAAGATTTCAAGATCAATATAAAACTATTTCAAATAACCGAAACTGAATAACTTTAACATGAAAAAAACGGCACTTTTACTATTTGCTTTATTTACAACTTTATCTTTTGCTCAAGTGACTTTTAACCCAGGAATCAGAGCAGGAGCCAATTTTTCTCATTTCACCAACAATGAAAATCAAACATTCTACTGGCCTGATTATCAAGATGCAAATATGAATATGGATTTTAAAACTAAAACCGATTTTTATATTGGATTTTTAGGAAATATCCGTTTTGCAAAATTTTATGCTTTACAGCCGGAAATTAATTATTCCAGACAGGGAGCAAAGTTTGAGACCAATGTTAATAACTTGAACGGACAAACACTTTCTGTTTCTTATTTGGGACTTCAATTGGTCAATAAATTTTATTTCAATAAATTCAACGTTCTTGTTGGGCCAACTTTAGAATTTGTTGTAGACAAGAAAAACTTTGAGCCGGACAACGAAATAGATTTAGGAATTACAGCCGGTTTAGGATACGATATTACAAAAAACTTTGGGGTTGAAGCGAGAGTAAAAAAAGGTTTTGTTCCTGTTTACAGCTTCTACGACAATCATACAAACGTTACTTTCCAAGCGGGCGTTTATTATACATTTAACATGAAAAAATAATTTTATGCAGACTATTCTTACAGACTTTTACACCTTACAATCATCCGAAAAAGGAGAAAACGGACGTTTCATTGCAAATATCAGTTTAAATAAAGATCATGATATTTTTAATGGCCATTTTCCGGGAAATCCTGTCACTCCAGGAGTTTGCATGATGCAGATCGTAAAAGAACTGACTGAAGAATTTACAGGCGCACAATTATTTTTAAAATCTGCTTCAAATGTGAAATTCATGGCGATCATCAACCCGTTTGAAACGCCGGATTTAACTTTACAATTGGATATCACTGAAAACGAAGATGAAGTTAAAGTAAAGAATACCACTTCTTTTGGCGAGACTATTGCATTAAAAATGTCGGTAAACTATAAAAAATTGACATCATGAAATTGATTTTCTCATTCATAACCGCTTTTATTTTATTCTTTCAAACAGATTTGGAAGCATTAAGAAACAGCTATTCAAAGGCTAGTTCATCCAACGAAAACACACAGGCATTTATCAATACTGCCGAAAAACAGTCAGGTTCTGATGTTGTGACGAATGGTTATAAAGCTGCAGCGAAAATCATGGAAGCGAAAATCGCTAAACAAAACAGGAAATCTCTCGTAAAAACCGGAGCAGTAAGCCTTGAAAGTATAATTAAAGCCAATCCTAATAATATTGAATTAAGACTGATAAGATTAAGCGTTCAGGAAAACATTCCAAAAATTGTAGGATACAGAGGAGGTTTAAAAGATGATAAAGCATTCATTTTGAGCAACTACAATAAGCAAAATGCAGCTATGAAAAGTTATATTAAAAAGTTTGCTGTACAATCTAAAACTATGTCTGATACTGAAAAAGCATCATTAAAATAAAACAATGACCCTTCCTGAAGTACAAAATGCAATTTCCGAGAAGAAAATCTGCGTTTTAATACCTACTTACAACAACGAAAAGACTCTGAGAAGAGTGATTGATGGTGTTTTAGATTATACCGAAAGTATCATTGTGATCAATGATGGTTCTACGGACTCTACGCTTCAAATTCTAGGTCATTTTCCTCAAATTACAATAATTTTACTTCCTGAGAATAAAGGAAAAGGAAATGGTCTTAAGATAGGTTTCAGAAAGGCAAAAGAATTAGGTTTCGATTATGCAATAACAATTGATTCTG encodes:
- a CDS encoding porin family protein, whose protein sequence is MKKTALLLFALFTTLSFAQVTFNPGIRAGANFSHFTNNENQTFYWPDYQDANMNMDFKTKTDFYIGFLGNIRFAKFYALQPEINYSRQGAKFETNVNNLNGQTLSVSYLGLQLVNKFYFNKFNVLVGPTLEFVVDKKNFEPDNEIDLGITAGLGYDITKNFGVEARVKKGFVPVYSFYDNHTNVTFQAGVYYTFNMKK
- a CDS encoding 3-hydroxyacyl-ACP dehydratase, which translates into the protein MQTILTDFYTLQSSEKGENGRFIANISLNKDHDIFNGHFPGNPVTPGVCMMQIVKELTEEFTGAQLFLKSASNVKFMAIINPFETPDLTLQLDITENEDEVKVKNTTSFGETIALKMSVNYKKLTS